A window of Polaromonas hydrogenivorans contains these coding sequences:
- a CDS encoding patatin-like protein — translation MKEKELRLAIVFFGGVSLAIYQHGINREILNLIRASKLYHRNRLGEDSDAPSFRSRYTDEPERSTGEVYLQCFAAIGQHLSLRVMVDVISGSSAGGINGIALARALAHDLSLAPLTDMWLAEADMLKLLAPEAKARLWSKWIFWPFVRPLLARLHREGLFIGKIDAEMQERVSVFLRSRWFKPPLDGPRLAALVLDGLTAMERPEASTESLLPPGTRLDLLVTATDFRGLDRSIFIHDPPMVKEREHRHLLRFRLEHDKAGHLQSDFDLDNLPSLAFAARASASYPGAFPPAQLREMDDLLASRHRPWPARSHFLARNFSGYRDQSKNPEEAVLVDGSILDNKPIMATLEAIRAHSAFREVDRRLVYIDPHSQMDKAVASSTVPGFFATLRGALSDLPRTDPTYNELADVSRYNKQVRRLKETIYYARAEVAKLIEHATGGRISGSFTIHDLRHWRLTSTNLLGSTPIVYDSYMRALALEGLDFVVELINGACHFSRDSAPAHRVQESIEQWARNQAILLSNSYRMPENAYENTDMPAFAKIVIDFGLVYKKRRLNFVLHEINDLYGNIPLMDSCSTEPEDLDLIKIQIHKLIDEMSIYDDSSFLSGQAIAMCRKLFLADLGKMEIDQFVSTNDSAISSLVKRLGIECDMARRNDDADAVLSSSLVLNLEPRCRSAILSGYLGYFYWDIILRPVVNALSLEAGPIEEILIDRISPDDFVSLTLPDATRMLLGGTFAGFGGFLSRATRENDYLWGRLHAVDRLFDILASTVPANTRHEINFHALKKAAFERVIEEEAGRLSLIPDLVARLRDAISAL, via the coding sequence CCGGGAAATACTGAACCTGATCCGGGCATCCAAGCTTTATCACCGGAACAGGCTGGGCGAAGACAGCGATGCCCCTTCATTTCGCAGCCGCTACACTGATGAGCCAGAGCGCTCGACAGGAGAAGTCTATCTCCAGTGTTTCGCGGCCATCGGGCAACACCTCTCCCTGCGGGTGATGGTGGACGTGATTTCCGGATCATCTGCAGGCGGCATCAACGGCATCGCGCTCGCCCGAGCCCTGGCGCATGATCTCAGCCTTGCGCCGCTGACCGATATGTGGCTGGCTGAAGCCGACATGCTCAAGCTGCTCGCGCCCGAGGCCAAGGCGCGGCTTTGGAGTAAATGGATTTTCTGGCCTTTCGTGCGGCCCCTGCTGGCACGGCTCCACAGAGAAGGCCTGTTCATCGGCAAGATCGATGCCGAGATGCAGGAACGGGTTTCGGTGTTCCTGCGCTCGCGCTGGTTCAAGCCGCCGCTTGATGGCCCTCGTCTCGCCGCCCTCGTGCTTGATGGTCTGACGGCCATGGAAAGACCGGAGGCCTCGACAGAATCCCTGCTCCCGCCGGGCACAAGGCTGGACCTGCTGGTCACGGCAACCGATTTCCGGGGTCTTGACCGGTCGATTTTTATTCACGATCCGCCCATGGTCAAGGAACGCGAGCATCGTCACCTTCTGCGCTTTCGCCTCGAACATGACAAAGCCGGCCATCTTCAAAGCGACTTTGATCTCGACAATTTGCCATCGCTGGCTTTCGCCGCCCGTGCATCCGCATCTTATCCGGGTGCTTTTCCACCGGCACAGCTGCGTGAAATGGATGATCTTCTGGCATCCCGCCACAGGCCCTGGCCCGCACGCTCACACTTTCTTGCCCGCAATTTCAGCGGCTATCGTGACCAGAGCAAGAACCCGGAGGAAGCCGTACTGGTCGATGGCAGCATCCTGGACAACAAGCCGATCATGGCAACCCTCGAAGCCATCCGCGCGCACAGCGCTTTTCGCGAGGTGGATCGACGTCTCGTTTACATCGACCCGCATTCCCAGATGGACAAAGCAGTTGCCAGCAGCACTGTGCCGGGGTTTTTCGCGACCTTGCGCGGGGCGCTCTCCGACTTGCCCCGCACCGATCCGACCTACAACGAACTGGCGGACGTCAGTCGTTACAACAAACAGGTGCGACGCCTAAAGGAGACAATTTATTACGCCAGAGCCGAGGTCGCAAAATTGATCGAGCATGCCACCGGGGGGCGGATCAGCGGCAGTTTCACCATCCATGACTTGCGGCACTGGCGCCTGACCTCCACCAACCTCCTAGGTAGTACACCGATTGTCTATGACTCGTACATGCGCGCTCTTGCGCTGGAAGGACTGGATTTCGTCGTCGAGCTGATCAACGGCGCCTGCCATTTTTCCAGGGATTCAGCACCGGCGCACAGGGTTCAGGAAAGCATCGAACAATGGGCCAGGAATCAGGCGATTCTGCTATCCAATTCCTACCGCATGCCGGAAAACGCCTATGAAAACACCGATATGCCTGCATTTGCGAAAATTGTCATCGACTTCGGACTGGTCTATAAAAAGAGGCGACTAAATTTCGTTCTTCATGAGATCAATGACCTCTATGGAAACATCCCGTTAATGGATTCCTGTTCGACGGAACCCGAGGATCTCGATCTGATAAAGATCCAGATCCACAAGCTGATCGATGAAATGTCGATTTACGACGACAGCAGTTTCCTGAGTGGCCAGGCGATTGCCATGTGCCGCAAACTATTCCTGGCAGATTTGGGAAAAATGGAAATCGACCAGTTTGTCAGCACCAATGATTCAGCCATCTCCAGCCTGGTCAAGCGACTCGGCATTGAATGCGATATGGCCCGCAGAAACGACGATGCGGACGCAGTGCTGTCATCTTCGCTGGTGCTCAATCTTGAGCCCCGTTGCCGCAGCGCCATTCTCTCTGGCTATCTGGGCTATTTCTACTGGGACATCATCCTTCGTCCCGTGGTGAATGCCCTGTCCCTTGAAGCTGGACCGATCGAGGAGATATTGATAGACCGCATCAGTCCGGACGATTTCGTCAGCCTGACATTACCAGACGCGACGAGGATGCTGCTGGGTGGAACCTTTGCCGGCTTTGGCGGCTTTCTCAGTCGCGCAACGCGTGAGAACGACTATCTGTGGGGGCGGCTGCATGCCGTGGATAGGCTCTTCGACATTCTTGCCAGCACCGTACCGGCGAATACACGGCACGAAATCAATTTTCATGCCTTGAAGAAGGCTGCATTTGAACGGGTGATCGAGGAGGAAGCCGGGCGGCTCAGCCTGATTCCCGACCTTGTGGCACGGCTGCGCGATGCGATCTCCGCTCTCTGA
- a CDS encoding NUDIX domain-containing protein, whose product MIEKVLVADAAEPREGGEERKVVEVAVGVLIQPDGQFLLTSRPPGKVYEGYWEFPGGKLEQGESVERALRRELQEEIGITIASVHPWKVEMVDYPHALVRLNFCKVFEWTGELQMHEGQSFAWQSLPVTVQPVLPGTIPVLTWFAEERGFSGATR is encoded by the coding sequence GTGATTGAAAAAGTGCTGGTTGCCGACGCCGCCGAGCCTCGTGAAGGCGGTGAAGAGCGCAAAGTGGTTGAAGTGGCGGTTGGCGTGCTGATCCAGCCCGACGGCCAGTTTTTGCTCACGTCCCGCCCTCCTGGCAAGGTCTATGAAGGCTACTGGGAGTTTCCAGGCGGCAAACTGGAGCAGGGCGAAAGCGTCGAGCGGGCGTTGCGTCGCGAACTGCAGGAAGAAATAGGCATCACCATCGCTTCCGTGCATCCCTGGAAAGTCGAGATGGTCGATTACCCGCATGCGCTGGTCCGGCTCAATTTCTGCAAGGTGTTTGAATGGACGGGCGAGTTGCAGATGCACGAAGGCCAGTCGTTTGCCTGGCAGTCTTTACCGGTCACGGTGCAGCCGGTATTGCCCGGCACCATTCCTGTACTGACCTGGTTCGCCGAGGAACGAGGCTTTTCCGGTGCGACCCGATAA
- a CDS encoding ATP-binding protein produces the protein MNEQFERLMVRVESLMARIESVLPQPLSAPDWTASVAYRYRKRGSGHGSLEPVRHLGAMRLADLKEIDGQKDKIRRNTEQFVSGKPANNVLLTGSRGTGKSSLIKACLNEYSARGLRLIEVDKADLTDLPDIVDVVSGLPEKFIVFCDDLSFEEGEPGYKALKSILDGSIAAATPNVLIYATSNRRHLLPEYMMENLTYTHTEDGEVHPGEVVEEKISLSERFGLWVSFYPFSQDEYLTIVAQWLSSFGVNAEAIAAARPASLVWALERGSRSGRVAYQFARDYAGQHSGTVQ, from the coding sequence ATGAACGAACAGTTTGAACGCCTGATGGTGCGGGTTGAATCGCTGATGGCGCGCATTGAGTCCGTGCTTCCGCAACCCTTGTCCGCGCCCGACTGGACGGCTTCCGTTGCCTACCGTTATCGCAAGCGCGGCTCCGGCCACGGTTCGCTGGAGCCGGTCAGGCATCTGGGCGCCATGCGTCTGGCGGACCTGAAGGAAATCGACGGCCAGAAAGACAAGATACGGCGCAACACCGAGCAGTTCGTCAGCGGCAAGCCGGCCAACAATGTCTTGCTGACCGGCTCGCGCGGCACCGGAAAATCCTCCCTCATCAAGGCCTGCCTGAACGAGTATTCGGCCAGGGGCCTGCGGCTGATTGAAGTGGACAAGGCCGACCTGACCGACCTGCCTGACATCGTCGATGTGGTGTCCGGCCTGCCCGAGAAGTTCATTGTGTTTTGTGACGACCTGAGTTTTGAAGAAGGCGAGCCCGGCTACAAGGCACTCAAGTCTATCCTGGACGGCTCGATTGCCGCCGCAACGCCGAATGTGCTGATTTACGCCACCAGCAACCGCCGCCACCTGCTGCCCGAGTACATGATGGAGAACCTGACCTACACACACACCGAAGATGGTGAAGTGCATCCGGGTGAAGTCGTTGAAGAAAAGATTTCCCTGTCCGAACGCTTTGGCCTGTGGGTCAGCTTCTACCCGTTCAGCCAGGACGAGTACCTGACCATCGTGGCGCAGTGGCTGTCTTCATTTGGCGTTAATGCCGAGGCCATCGCAGCCGCACGCCCGGCTTCGCTGGTCTGGGCGCTGGAGCGCGGCTCGCGCAGCGGCCGTGTGGCCTACCAGTTTGCCCGCGACTATGCCGGGCAGCATTCAGGCACTGTTCAGTGA